The following are from one region of the Nostoc cf. commune SO-36 genome:
- the patX gene encoding heterocyst-inhibiting protein PatX, giving the protein MRAAISLLVSSLAFGPLAFNCQAMVNHLSTGLPSTPASEQWLSAASEQASDDAPRHRGSGRREVTQKFVNIYVVV; this is encoded by the coding sequence ATGCGTGCTGCCATTTCACTTTTAGTCTCGAGTCTGGCGTTCGGCCCCTTAGCTTTTAACTGCCAAGCAATGGTCAATCACTTATCAACTGGGCTGCCTTCCACGCCTGCTTCGGAACAGTGGCTCTCGGCGGCATCTGAACAAGCTTCAGATGATGCGCCACGTCATCGCGGTAGTGGGCGCAGAGAAGTGACACAAAAATTCGTAAATATCTATGTTGTGGTTTAA
- a CDS encoding FAD-dependent oxidoreductase, with translation MLNHTYTADVLVVGGGTGGTAAAIQAARRGAKTILVSEFSWLGGMLTSAGVSVPDGNELEAFQTGLWGAFLQELRQRQPGGLDNSWVSFFSYDPRIGAEIFADWVQELPNLQWISGQVPIEVFRQGDLITGVRFADFAVTAKIILDATELGDLLALADIPYRWGWELQSEWEESSAPVVFNSLTQKYPVQAPTYVVIMQDFGEAIAPEIPAAPNYNPSHFTGAWDGYGAETFLNYGRLPGGLFMINWPICGNDYGQGVGRLIESDVSRGEFIQESRWHSQNFAHFIQKQLGRRYGLAEKVFPHASTAFALHPYYRESRRLVGLTTIREQDILPITGGRVASIFNDAIAPGVCVRGASPTGEAFALGVCEAIAVGNYANDHHYPGVQFPLQPKSIRWGGRWTGTPFTIPYSSLIPTTTDGFLVCEKNISVSHIANGATRLQPVVMNIGQAAGMAAAICVELNCQPRDLPVRTVQTALLEDNRSKALIIPLFNLPPNHSDWRHWQLYYLDSPQAYPVSGDCPDSAFDKALIQESNCFQGIFYRLEQQEYRFTVTAPAAYQGQSWQLVTLRSHIDKQLRAYPHEQLVTLWGRHNQFGNWLLVENINGG, from the coding sequence ATGCTCAATCATACATACACAGCTGATGTCTTAGTTGTCGGTGGGGGAACCGGAGGGACTGCGGCTGCTATCCAAGCGGCGCGACGAGGAGCCAAAACCATTTTGGTGAGTGAATTTTCTTGGTTGGGAGGAATGCTCACTTCGGCTGGGGTGTCTGTACCCGATGGCAACGAATTAGAAGCCTTTCAAACAGGGTTATGGGGTGCGTTTTTGCAGGAATTGCGACAACGACAGCCTGGAGGATTAGATAATAGCTGGGTAAGCTTTTTTAGTTACGATCCCCGCATTGGGGCAGAGATTTTTGCAGACTGGGTGCAGGAATTGCCCAATTTGCAGTGGATTTCTGGACAAGTACCAATAGAAGTGTTCCGTCAAGGTGATTTGATTACTGGTGTCCGCTTTGCTGATTTTGCTGTCACAGCCAAAATTATTCTCGACGCTACAGAATTGGGAGATTTATTGGCTTTAGCTGACATACCTTACCGTTGGGGTTGGGAATTGCAATCTGAGTGGGAAGAATCCAGCGCCCCAGTGGTTTTTAACTCTTTAACTCAGAAATATCCTGTGCAAGCGCCCACTTATGTAGTGATTATGCAAGACTTTGGTGAAGCGATTGCACCAGAAATTCCGGCTGCCCCTAACTATAATCCATCGCATTTTACAGGTGCTTGGGATGGCTATGGAGCAGAGACATTTTTAAATTATGGACGCTTACCTGGTGGTCTGTTTATGATTAATTGGCCAATCTGTGGCAATGACTACGGCCAAGGAGTAGGGCGGCTGATAGAGTCAGATGTATCCAGAGGTGAATTCATCCAAGAATCTCGCTGGCACAGCCAAAATTTTGCCCATTTTATCCAAAAACAGCTTGGTCGTCGCTATGGTTTAGCAGAAAAAGTATTTCCTCACGCCTCTACAGCTTTTGCATTACATCCCTATTACCGGGAAAGCCGCCGCCTAGTGGGGCTAACTACTATCCGAGAACAGGATATTTTGCCAATTACTGGAGGTAGAGTTGCATCTATATTTAATGATGCGATCGCCCCTGGCGTTTGCGTTCGCGGAGCGTCTCCGACAGGAGAAGCGTTCGCCCTTGGCGTTTGCGAAGCAATCGCAGTTGGTAACTACGCCAATGACCATCATTATCCTGGTGTTCAATTCCCACTGCAACCAAAATCTATCCGTTGGGGGGGACGCTGGACTGGAACGCCCTTTACAATTCCCTACAGTTCCCTGATTCCAACCACAACAGATGGTTTCTTGGTTTGTGAAAAAAATATCTCTGTCTCCCACATTGCCAATGGCGCCACCAGATTACAACCTGTGGTTATGAACATTGGTCAAGCAGCAGGGATGGCAGCGGCGATATGTGTTGAATTAAACTGCCAGCCGAGGGATTTACCTGTTAGAACGGTGCAAACGGCTTTATTAGAAGATAATCGCTCAAAAGCGCTAATTATTCCTTTGTTTAATCTTCCCCCCAATCATTCGGATTGGCGGCACTGGCAACTGTATTACTTAGATAGCCCACAAGCCTATCCAGTTAGTGGCGATTGCCCTGACTCTGCTTTTGACAAAGCATTAATTCAGGAAAGTAACTGTTTCCAAGGGATCTTTTACCGCTTGGAACAGCAGGAATACAGATTCACTGTCACCGCCCCAGCCGCATACCAAGGGCAAAGTTGGCAGCTTGTGACGTTGCGATCGCATATCGACAAGCAATTACGCGCTTATCCCCACGAACAATTAGTTACATTGTGGGGTCGTCATAATCAGTTTGGTAATTGGTTATTAGTCGAAAATATAAACGGAGGCTAA
- a CDS encoding class I SAM-dependent methyltransferase, which produces MPESLTKLTYQTFQQSKNYFGLAHKILSSRLRNLIYPTLEQKTKPIPNELLLKLQQRLDQLLETDWQDAQKGVYPENLLFDNPWDDFFRYYPLVWLDFPQMWERVKQQNYQDFSPEINTDGYPSYYVQNFHHQSNGYLSELSANLYDLQVEILFGGAADAMRRRILAPLKQGLKAIDSVAPRQARILDVACGTGRTLKLIRAALPQASLFGTDLSPAYLRKANELLSQIPGELPQLLQANAEELPYLDNYFHAVTSVFLFHELPASVRQTVIEQSYRVTKPGGVFIICDSIQLSDSPELEYMMDFFPEAFHEPYYKHYTTDNLLERLQRVGFENIEMQVHFMSKYFIAHKPA; this is translated from the coding sequence ATGCCTGAGAGTTTAACTAAGCTGACTTATCAAACCTTTCAGCAGAGCAAAAATTACTTTGGTCTGGCTCACAAAATATTAAGTTCACGGTTGAGGAACCTGATATATCCGACACTTGAACAAAAGACCAAACCCATCCCGAATGAGCTTTTACTGAAACTTCAACAGAGATTGGATCAGTTGCTAGAAACAGACTGGCAAGATGCCCAAAAAGGTGTATACCCGGAAAATTTGCTGTTTGACAACCCTTGGGATGACTTTTTCCGCTACTATCCGTTGGTATGGCTAGATTTCCCTCAAATGTGGGAGCGGGTTAAGCAACAGAATTACCAAGATTTTTCGCCCGAAATTAACACAGATGGTTATCCCAGCTACTACGTGCAGAACTTCCATCACCAAAGCAATGGCTATTTGAGTGAGTTGTCAGCCAATTTATATGACTTACAAGTAGAAATTCTTTTTGGTGGGGCAGCTGATGCGATGCGGCGGCGGATTCTTGCTCCCCTCAAGCAAGGGCTGAAAGCAATTGATTCGGTTGCACCACGGCAAGCCCGTATTTTAGATGTAGCTTGTGGAACTGGGCGGACTTTGAAGTTGATTCGGGCAGCCTTGCCGCAAGCATCCCTGTTTGGCACAGATTTGTCACCAGCTTATTTGCGTAAAGCGAATGAACTACTATCCCAAATTCCAGGAGAACTGCCGCAACTTTTACAAGCCAATGCCGAAGAGTTACCCTATTTAGATAACTATTTTCATGCTGTAACTTCTGTTTTTCTCTTCCATGAGTTACCAGCATCTGTACGTCAGACAGTGATTGAGCAATCCTACCGGGTAACAAAACCAGGCGGAGTCTTTATTATCTGTGACTCAATTCAGTTGAGTGATTCACCTGAGTTGGAATATATGATGGATTTTTTCCCTGAAGCTTTCCATGAACCCTATTACAAGCATTACACCACTGATAACTTGCTAGAACGTTTACAGAGAGTAGGCTTTGAGAATATTGAGATGCAAGTCCATTTTATGAGCAAGTATTTCATTGCTCATAAGCCAGCATAA